In Desulfosediminicola ganghwensis, a single window of DNA contains:
- a CDS encoding SO_0444 family Cu/Zn efflux transporter has translation MEVWHILLDSSVYILFGILIAGVLKVFLNPEMIAHHLGRGRYGSVVKAALFGVPLPLUSCGVLPAAASLQKQGANKGATTAFLISTPESGVDSIAVTYALLDPIMTVVRPIAASVSAIVAGFLENFLNWDNQQPSPKPVAPPMAKAAGATVAAEHKEHVAAADRVPFLNKLSAGIRYAVTDVWGDIALWFYVGLAIAAVITVMIPDALMVNFLGGGLGSMLIMLVIGIPLYICATASTPVAAALILKGVSPGAALVFLLVGPATNVTSMSVLFKILGKKSTLRYLGVLAGSAVVFGLIVDQIYLRAGISPQAVIGEAAEIIPVPIKLAAVFILLAISIKPLYTWGRKVFSKKESGTHFVAQFPAAGGNEGKDDNATSHQSCGCGCGNTGGVK, from the coding sequence ATGGAAGTTTGGCATATCCTGCTTGATTCATCGGTTTACATCCTGTTCGGTATTCTTATCGCAGGAGTTCTAAAGGTTTTTCTCAATCCGGAGATGATCGCCCATCACCTCGGCAGAGGTCGCTATGGGTCAGTTGTCAAGGCTGCGCTCTTTGGTGTTCCCCTGCCGCTCTGATCGTGTGGTGTGCTGCCGGCGGCAGCATCGTTACAGAAGCAGGGAGCGAACAAGGGTGCGACGACAGCCTTCCTTATCTCAACACCGGAATCAGGTGTTGATTCCATCGCCGTGACCTATGCGCTACTTGATCCGATTATGACAGTGGTGAGGCCGATTGCTGCAAGTGTTAGCGCAATAGTGGCAGGTTTCCTTGAGAATTTTCTCAACTGGGACAATCAGCAACCATCTCCCAAACCTGTGGCTCCTCCGATGGCCAAAGCAGCCGGAGCAACTGTGGCAGCGGAGCATAAGGAACACGTTGCAGCAGCTGACCGGGTACCGTTTCTCAATAAGCTCAGTGCAGGAATTCGATATGCGGTGACCGATGTATGGGGAGACATCGCGCTTTGGTTCTATGTCGGTTTGGCTATAGCGGCGGTTATTACGGTAATGATACCGGACGCGCTCATGGTAAACTTCCTCGGTGGCGGGCTTGGCTCCATGCTGATTATGTTGGTGATCGGCATTCCCTTGTATATCTGTGCAACAGCATCTACCCCGGTGGCGGCAGCCTTGATCCTGAAGGGAGTGAGTCCCGGAGCGGCACTGGTCTTTTTACTTGTAGGGCCGGCAACTAACGTCACTTCAATGTCGGTATTGTTTAAGATATTGGGTAAAAAAAGTACCTTAAGATATCTTGGGGTTCTGGCAGGTTCAGCGGTTGTTTTCGGACTCATCGTGGATCAGATATATCTCAGGGCGGGGATATCTCCCCAGGCGGTGATAGGTGAAGCGGCGGAGATTATCCCTGTGCCGATTAAACTTGCTGCGGTTTTTATCCTGCTGGCGATTTCCATAAAGCCTCTTTATACATGGGGCAGGAAAGTTTTTTCAAAAAAAGAGTCAGGTACGCATTTTGTTGCACAATTCCCGGCAGCAGGCGGCAATGAGGGAAAGGACGACAATGCCACTTCCCATCAGAGTTGCGGCTGTGGTTGTGGAAACACCGGGGGAGTTAAGTAG
- the tadA gene encoding tRNA adenosine(34) deaminase TadA encodes MQDFTYEDEKWMKMALKAAEAAASQGEVPVGAVIIQNNTLLAAAGNKPIGLNDPTAHAEIRALRLASEAVGNYRLPGTTLYVTLEPCIMCLGAILHARVERLVYGARDPKTGAVHSLYQIGEDERLNHSLLITTGILEDDCGDLLKGFFKQKRKAR; translated from the coding sequence ATGCAAGATTTTACATACGAAGATGAGAAGTGGATGAAAATGGCTTTAAAAGCTGCAGAAGCAGCAGCTTCACAGGGTGAAGTCCCGGTTGGAGCTGTAATCATCCAAAACAACACCCTGCTGGCTGCTGCCGGCAACAAACCAATTGGCCTCAACGACCCCACTGCCCATGCGGAAATACGCGCACTCCGGCTTGCCTCTGAAGCCGTAGGCAATTACCGTCTTCCAGGTACCACCCTTTACGTGACCCTGGAACCATGCATAATGTGTTTAGGAGCCATTTTGCATGCACGGGTAGAGAGACTGGTATACGGCGCAAGAGACCCAAAAACAGGGGCCGTACATTCTCTTTATCAGATAGGAGAGGATGAACGACTGAACCACAGCCTCCTGATTACAACGGGTATCCTTGAAGATGATTGCGGCGATCTCCTCAAGGGCTTTTTCAAACAAAAACGAAAAGCACGTTAA
- a CDS encoding PhoH family protein: MTSHKKLFILDTNVILHDSSCIYNFQEHDILIPITVLEELDNFKKGGQIINYHARQFIRAVDELSADKLFNGGVKIDEEKGRISIRLDRPMHEDLIGSFPNSDKPDHRILNVAYCLKQDHQDKAVILVSKDMNLRMKARALGLMSEDYTTDHVRDPQKLYTGCRSEENVPADVIESLFASPDGICEAKLAPDEPFQPNEFIILKNGNTSALASFKADVKSFQLVQKSTVYGITPRNAEQSFAVNALLDTSLPLVTITGKAGTGKTLLALAAALEARKNYRQILLTRPIVPLSNKDIGYLPGDIQSKIRPYMQPLYDNLGVIRNQFSENSEMYQRLKKMIEDEKLIIEPLAYIRGRSLVRMCMIVDEAQNLTPHEVKTIITRAGEGTKIIFTGDIHQIDHPYLDIHSNGLSSLIDKMQGQKLYSHIDLRKGERSELAELASDLL, from the coding sequence ATGACCTCTCACAAAAAACTGTTCATCCTCGACACCAACGTAATTCTCCACGATAGCTCCTGCATTTATAATTTCCAAGAACACGACATCCTGATTCCGATTACCGTGCTTGAAGAGCTTGATAACTTCAAAAAAGGCGGTCAGATCATTAATTACCACGCCCGTCAGTTTATTCGCGCAGTTGACGAATTGAGTGCCGATAAACTTTTCAATGGCGGGGTGAAAATCGATGAGGAAAAGGGCCGTATCTCCATTCGGCTGGACCGGCCGATGCATGAAGATCTGATCGGAAGTTTCCCAAACAGCGATAAACCCGATCATAGAATACTTAATGTCGCCTATTGTTTGAAACAGGATCATCAAGACAAAGCGGTGATCCTTGTCAGCAAGGATATGAATCTGCGGATGAAGGCCCGTGCCCTCGGATTGATGTCCGAAGATTATACCACCGATCATGTTCGTGATCCACAAAAGCTCTATACAGGCTGCAGGAGTGAGGAGAATGTTCCTGCAGATGTAATTGAGTCCCTGTTTGCCAGCCCTGACGGAATATGTGAGGCGAAACTCGCTCCCGATGAGCCTTTTCAGCCTAATGAGTTCATAATTCTGAAAAATGGTAACACGTCTGCATTAGCCAGCTTTAAAGCGGATGTGAAATCATTCCAGTTGGTTCAGAAGAGCACTGTCTACGGTATTACCCCGAGGAATGCAGAGCAGTCCTTTGCTGTAAATGCACTTCTCGATACCAGTCTTCCTCTGGTGACTATCACCGGTAAGGCCGGTACCGGTAAAACCTTGCTGGCCTTGGCAGCGGCTTTAGAAGCCAGGAAGAATTATCGCCAGATTCTGCTGACCAGGCCTATTGTGCCCCTATCCAATAAGGATATCGGCTATCTGCCGGGTGATATCCAATCGAAAATTCGGCCATACATGCAGCCACTCTATGACAATCTTGGGGTGATTCGTAACCAGTTTAGCGAAAATAGTGAGATGTATCAGCGCCTGAAAAAGATGATCGAGGATGAAAAGCTGATTATCGAACCTCTGGCCTACATACGGGGAAGAAGCCTGGTGCGGATGTGCATGATCGTGGATGAGGCCCAGAACCTGACGCCCCATGAAGTGAAGACAATTATAACCAGAGCGGGGGAAGGTACCAAGATTATCTTTACCGGCGATATTCATCAGATAGATCATCCCTATCTGGATATTCATTCAAATGGGCTGAGTTCACTTATAGACAAAATGCAGGGCCAGAAGCTCTACAGCCATATTGATCTCAGGAAAGGGGAACGATCAGAGTTGGCCGAACTGGCTTCGGATTTATTATAG
- a CDS encoding 6-phosphofructokinase, whose product MSKHIGILTAGGDSPGLNAAIRAIGKSALRTGKIRIVGFRDGFRGLMENRTMRLDWDVLASILTQGGTILGTSRDKPHKMQVGSEIMDMTEVICENYHRHNLDALICIGGGGTQKNAYRLAKAGLNILTLPKTIDNDVGMTDVTFGFHTAMEIATEAIDRLHSTAHSHHRIIVVEIMGHNAGWLALGSGIAGGADVVLIPEIPYNLAKVAQAIRERQQRGTNFSIVAVAEGAYSVEERITLDDFKARKAEAKEAGDSKAIKKASEDLKNFAKSLSNNTLKLTQELEELTGLESRLTILGHLQRGGTPSAADRVLATRLGTACVEYFQQGVTGCMIAVRGDGTEAVPLEDVIGKRYTVPADHSWITAARNVNTCLGD is encoded by the coding sequence ATGAGTAAGCACATTGGCATCTTGACCGCAGGTGGAGACAGTCCTGGCCTGAACGCGGCTATTCGAGCCATTGGCAAATCAGCATTACGAACCGGAAAAATTCGCATTGTAGGGTTTCGTGACGGTTTTCGCGGCTTAATGGAAAACAGAACCATGCGTCTGGACTGGGATGTCCTCGCGTCAATCCTCACCCAGGGTGGTACGATTCTCGGCACCAGTCGTGATAAACCGCACAAAATGCAGGTTGGCAGTGAAATAATGGATATGACCGAGGTTATCTGTGAGAACTATCATCGGCATAATCTCGACGCTCTGATTTGTATCGGCGGTGGTGGTACCCAGAAAAACGCTTACAGACTGGCTAAGGCGGGGTTGAATATCCTCACACTGCCGAAAACCATCGACAATGATGTCGGTATGACAGATGTGACGTTTGGCTTTCATACTGCTATGGAAATCGCCACCGAAGCGATTGACCGGCTCCACTCAACTGCGCATAGTCACCACAGAATTATCGTGGTGGAAATAATGGGCCACAATGCAGGCTGGCTCGCTCTTGGCTCAGGTATTGCTGGTGGTGCGGATGTGGTTCTGATTCCGGAAATACCATACAATCTGGCGAAAGTTGCTCAGGCGATACGTGAGCGTCAGCAGCGTGGCACAAATTTCAGCATCGTTGCCGTAGCCGAGGGGGCGTATTCCGTCGAAGAGCGTATTACACTGGATGACTTCAAGGCGAGAAAGGCAGAGGCCAAGGAAGCGGGTGATTCGAAAGCGATTAAAAAAGCCTCGGAAGATTTGAAAAATTTTGCTAAATCTTTGAGTAACAATACCCTGAAACTCACCCAGGAACTTGAAGAGTTGACCGGGCTGGAGTCACGTCTGACAATTTTAGGACATCTGCAGCGCGGAGGAACTCCGAGTGCGGCAGACCGGGTTCTTGCGACTCGTCTCGGAACAGCCTGTGTTGAGTATTTTCAACAGGGAGTAACCGGTTGCATGATAGCGGTTCGTGGTGATGGTACCGAAGCCGTACCGCTGGAGGATGTGATCGGAAAACGGTACACGGTGCCAGCCGATCACTCATGGATCACTGCAGCCCGTAACGTCAATACCTGCCTGGGAGACTAA
- a CDS encoding ArsR/SmtB family transcription factor, which produces MVEDLCGARVIHQDKVKAARDAALASIEIEGLSQLFKAFADPSRLRILYALSGQEMCVCDLAALLEISESAVSHQLRLLRTMKLVANRREGTTLYYSLIDGHIMMLIEYALEHLREK; this is translated from the coding sequence ATGGTGGAGGATCTTTGCGGGGCCAGGGTGATACACCAGGATAAAGTGAAAGCAGCTCGTGATGCAGCCCTGGCATCGATCGAAATTGAAGGACTCAGCCAACTCTTCAAAGCTTTTGCCGATCCGAGCAGGCTGCGGATTTTATATGCGCTATCCGGCCAGGAAATGTGCGTCTGCGACCTGGCGGCTCTGCTTGAAATTTCCGAGTCGGCGGTAAGCCATCAACTGCGTCTGCTGCGTACCATGAAACTGGTCGCCAACAGAAGGGAGGGCACAACCCTGTACTACAGCCTGATTGACGGTCATATCATGATGCTGATCGAATACGCTTTAGAGCATTTGAGAGAGAAGTAG
- a CDS encoding M3 family oligoendopeptidase, protein MNDTPSLNDQLKSSDILWNLSDLYSGSDDPQYETDITGAKAEAQAIRAAYYSKVSEIDAAQLLKLVTRLEELDCTLGKLATYTFLDFTTQVDNAEAGAQSQRIRELVSECGKETVFFELEWNKLDDTHAEELLKDPLLAGYCHYLKSMRRYLPHQLSETEEKLLLELQPVGRRSWTTLFEKIFGQLKFGPEGRSEEEVLTDLYDPARDVRQQAASEMTEGLKSQNHILTHIFNTLAAEKMIADRTRKFDSWVGSMNLDNQLEDKTVETLIDAVTSRYDLVHRYYRVKRTLLGLDELTDFDRYAPLPSLPSKKIDWPTCKKTVLDSFADFSPQLASNAKDFFDRNWIHAPVIPGKRGGAFAHPCVPDVHPYVLVNYTGNLRDVSTVAHELGHGVHQVLAARKGYYNSDTPLVLAETASVFAELLVFNSQLELIDSASERQAFICQKLESIFATVFRQTAMNRFEQAMHQGRRSRGELSSEELSEYWLATQREMFGDSVTLTDDYGIWWSYIPHFLHTPGYVYSYAFGELLVLALYAIYQKEGAGFIDQYQELLAAGGSESPYELMKPFGIDLNSPQFWQQGLDVIEQMIVKIE, encoded by the coding sequence ATGAACGATACTCCATCATTAAATGATCAACTCAAATCCTCTGACATCCTCTGGAATCTTTCCGACCTCTATTCCGGTTCCGATGACCCGCAATACGAGACAGACATAACCGGGGCAAAAGCCGAAGCACAAGCGATACGGGCAGCCTACTACAGCAAAGTGTCGGAGATAGATGCGGCCCAACTTCTTAAACTCGTCACGCGCCTCGAAGAACTTGACTGTACGCTTGGTAAACTCGCCACCTATACCTTTTTAGACTTCACCACACAGGTCGATAATGCTGAGGCCGGTGCCCAGAGCCAACGCATACGTGAACTTGTCAGTGAATGTGGGAAGGAAACCGTCTTTTTTGAACTTGAGTGGAACAAGCTTGATGATACCCATGCAGAAGAACTGCTGAAAGACCCACTCCTTGCCGGCTACTGTCACTATCTGAAATCGATGCGCCGCTATCTGCCCCACCAGTTGAGCGAGACAGAGGAAAAGCTCCTTCTGGAGCTGCAACCTGTCGGCAGGCGCAGCTGGACTACACTCTTTGAAAAAATCTTCGGGCAGCTCAAATTCGGCCCTGAAGGGCGAAGTGAGGAAGAAGTTCTCACTGATCTGTACGATCCGGCGAGGGATGTCCGACAGCAGGCGGCCTCTGAAATGACGGAAGGCCTTAAGAGCCAGAACCACATCCTCACTCATATTTTCAATACCCTGGCAGCAGAAAAAATGATTGCCGACCGCACCAGAAAGTTTGATAGCTGGGTCGGCTCAATGAATCTTGACAACCAGCTGGAAGATAAAACTGTTGAGACTCTTATCGATGCAGTTACCAGCAGGTACGATCTGGTCCATCGTTACTACAGGGTAAAGAGAACGCTTCTTGGCCTGGATGAACTTACGGACTTTGACAGATATGCCCCTCTGCCTTCACTGCCATCCAAGAAAATAGACTGGCCGACCTGCAAAAAAACTGTGCTGGATTCTTTCGCAGACTTTTCCCCTCAACTGGCCAGCAACGCCAAAGACTTTTTCGACCGCAACTGGATACATGCACCCGTCATTCCGGGAAAGCGCGGCGGTGCCTTTGCTCACCCCTGCGTTCCCGATGTCCATCCGTACGTACTGGTCAACTACACAGGCAACCTGCGCGATGTTTCCACAGTCGCCCATGAACTTGGCCACGGTGTACACCAGGTACTCGCTGCCCGGAAAGGATATTACAATAGCGACACACCTCTGGTACTTGCCGAAACAGCATCTGTTTTTGCAGAATTGCTGGTTTTCAACAGCCAGCTTGAACTGATTGACAGCGCTTCGGAGCGACAAGCCTTTATCTGCCAGAAGCTTGAATCCATCTTTGCTACAGTGTTCAGGCAAACCGCCATGAACAGATTTGAGCAGGCCATGCACCAGGGCCGGCGGAGTCGTGGAGAACTCAGTAGCGAAGAACTCAGCGAGTACTGGCTTGCGACCCAGCGCGAGATGTTTGGAGACTCTGTCACCCTGACCGATGATTACGGAATATGGTGGTCCTATATTCCCCATTTCCTCCATACTCCCGGATATGTCTACTCGTATGCTTTCGGCGAACTTCTTGTTCTCGCACTCTATGCCATTTACCAGAAAGAAGGGGCCGGGTTCATCGACCAATACCAGGAACTGCTGGCGGCAGGTGGTTCCGAGTCACCATATGAGCTGATGAAGCCCTTTGGAATCGACCTGAATTCTCCACAGTTCTGGCAACAGGGGCTGGACGTCATTGAGCAAATGATAGTCAAAATCGAATAA
- the rsmI gene encoding 16S rRNA (cytidine(1402)-2'-O)-methyltransferase, translating into MSYSYPMNTIKSTAPGTLYIVATPIGNLDDITLRALKILQEVDRIAAEDTRHTKKLLNHFAINTPLISYYREKEQQRGAQIIEFLKAGENIALVSDAGTPAISDPGAVLVGLAHDERIRVCPIPGASALTAAVSCSGFAEGSFLFLGFAPSKKGQRKKLFASLVHQEHPVVFYEAPRRVQSFLEDAVETLGNRTALWAREITKTFEEFHRNTLTELLELCKSSEPRGEFVIIIGPGRKEKAEGENLEELLVWYRDHSELSLKDASRKLAKDLGLSRSQIYQQALEIWNQKD; encoded by the coding sequence ATGTCCTATTCTTATCCCATGAATACTATAAAGAGCACAGCCCCCGGCACCCTGTATATCGTAGCTACTCCAATAGGTAATCTTGACGACATCACCTTGCGGGCACTCAAAATTTTGCAAGAGGTTGACCGTATTGCAGCCGAAGACACCCGGCACACCAAAAAGTTATTGAACCACTTTGCTATCAACACTCCTCTGATCAGCTATTATCGCGAGAAAGAGCAGCAAAGAGGCGCTCAGATCATCGAATTTCTGAAAGCCGGAGAGAATATCGCCCTGGTGAGCGATGCCGGCACGCCCGCAATTTCCGATCCTGGTGCGGTCCTTGTAGGTCTAGCCCACGATGAACGTATCCGGGTCTGTCCGATTCCTGGTGCCTCTGCCTTGACTGCAGCGGTCTCCTGCTCGGGCTTTGCTGAAGGCTCTTTTCTCTTTCTAGGCTTTGCCCCCTCCAAAAAAGGGCAGAGAAAAAAGCTCTTCGCCTCGCTCGTACACCAGGAACATCCTGTTGTCTTTTATGAAGCTCCCCGCCGTGTACAATCATTTCTGGAAGACGCTGTCGAGACCCTGGGCAACCGGACTGCACTATGGGCTCGTGAAATCACCAAGACCTTTGAAGAATTTCACCGTAACACCCTGACCGAGTTGCTGGAACTGTGTAAAAGCAGTGAGCCACGCGGCGAATTCGTAATAATTATCGGCCCCGGGAGAAAAGAGAAGGCTGAAGGGGAAAACCTTGAAGAGCTACTCGTCTGGTATCGCGACCACTCCGAACTTTCCTTAAAAGATGCCAGCCGCAAACTCGCCAAGGATCTTGGACTCTCCCGCTCCCAAATTTACCAGCAGGCACTGGAAATCTGGAACCAGAAGGATTGA
- a CDS encoding PilZ domain-containing protein: MPTITGPISKERRAHERYHVKEKVMLYNGTTFAEVLNISTGGVLCRFLIDTKNPLYPVHTIDLIDAPKKLFIQNISCIDLNWQDTEPCTLFGSTALRDCRLQFSALSADKHSELSDFIQQVITSPSSQSNSQAPANDIIA; encoded by the coding sequence ATGCCAACGATCACTGGACCGATCAGTAAAGAGCGTCGAGCCCATGAGCGGTATCATGTCAAAGAAAAGGTTATGCTCTACAACGGCACAACCTTTGCCGAGGTTTTGAATATCAGTACAGGTGGTGTTCTCTGTCGCTTCCTAATAGACACCAAGAACCCGCTTTATCCCGTTCACACCATCGATCTCATCGATGCCCCGAAAAAGCTTTTTATCCAGAATATTTCCTGTATTGACCTGAATTGGCAGGATACTGAACCATGCACTCTTTTCGGTTCCACCGCACTCAGGGATTGTCGCTTGCAGTTCTCTGCTCTTTCCGCCGACAAACACTCCGAGCTTTCTGATTTCATACAGCAGGTAATCACATCCCCATCCAGCCAAAGCAATTCGCAAGCGCCTGCAAACGATATCATTGCGTAA